One genomic segment of Anaerosporomusa subterranea includes these proteins:
- the trpA gene encoding tryptophan synthase subunit alpha, translating into MQNRKSAIGATFQKLQQSGNKALITYISAGDPDLNTTRKLVLSMAANGVDIIELGIPYSDPIADGPVIQQASLRALQNGVSIEAIFGLIASLRQDTQIPLVLMAYYNSLLQYGIEKFISTCAAVGVDGLIIPDLPLEESEELRQQGDAQGINVILLIAPTTPTERIARIAEASRGFLYCVSVAGVTGAQSTVDSGLQKFLARVRSQTELPLAVGFGISTPDQAAAIAVLADGVIVGSAVITVLEQYLGTEMLISKVGEFAKSLKNAIR; encoded by the coding sequence ATGCAAAATAGAAAAAGCGCCATTGGCGCTACCTTTCAGAAACTACAACAGTCAGGCAATAAAGCACTTATTACCTACATTTCAGCTGGTGACCCAGACCTGAATACGACCAGAAAACTGGTGCTGTCTATGGCCGCAAATGGGGTCGATATTATTGAATTGGGCATACCCTATTCTGACCCGATAGCAGATGGACCAGTCATTCAGCAAGCTTCATTACGGGCTTTGCAGAATGGCGTAAGCATTGAAGCCATTTTTGGCTTGATCGCTTCTTTGCGTCAGGACACGCAAATCCCGTTGGTTTTGATGGCGTATTACAATTCTCTACTGCAATATGGTATCGAAAAATTTATCAGTACCTGCGCTGCGGTCGGCGTAGATGGGCTAATTATCCCGGATTTGCCGTTGGAAGAAAGCGAAGAATTGCGTCAGCAAGGTGATGCACAGGGGATTAATGTGATCTTGCTAATTGCGCCGACTACGCCAACTGAGCGGATCGCCCGTATTGCCGAAGCTTCACGCGGCTTTTTATACTGCGTGTCTGTGGCTGGCGTTACTGGTGCGCAAAGCACTGTGGACAGTGGATTGCAAAAGTTTCTCGCAAGGGTGCGGAGTCAGACCGAGCTTCCCTTAGCGGTAGGCTTCGGTATTTCCACGCCTGATCAAGCCGCCGCTATTGCTGTGTTGGCAGATGGTGTAATTGTCGGCAGTGCTGTCATTACCGTGCTGGAGCAATATCTCGGTACAGAGATGCTGATCAGCAAAGTTGGTGAGTTTGCAAAGAGTTTGAAGAATGCCATTCGCTAG
- a CDS encoding 2-oxoacid:ferredoxin oxidoreductase subunit beta — protein sequence MEQIIDKYFRPGRLPHIWCPGCGNGIITGAIVKAVDKLALEKNDVAVVSGIGCSSRASGYLDFNTVHSAHGRALPVATGVKLGQPRLKVIVVTGDGDATAIGGNHFIHAARRNIDLTVVLFNNNIYGMTGGQYSPLTPANSKATTAPYGTVDRPFDVTELAKGAGATFVARSTTFHTQLLVDVIAQGIQHEGFSLIEAITACPISFGRQNKMGGAPDMMKWQKDRGVMLAAYEKMTDEQKEGKFPIGVLYKTEAPEYSAEYDKVIARVQKGAK from the coding sequence ATGGAACAAATTATTGATAAATACTTCCGCCCCGGACGCCTGCCCCACATCTGGTGCCCCGGCTGCGGCAACGGCATCATCACCGGCGCTATCGTCAAAGCTGTTGACAAACTCGCTTTAGAAAAAAACGACGTAGCCGTTGTTTCCGGCATTGGCTGCTCCAGCCGCGCCTCCGGCTACCTTGACTTCAACACCGTCCACTCAGCCCACGGCCGCGCCCTGCCGGTAGCCACCGGCGTCAAACTTGGCCAACCACGGCTGAAAGTCATTGTCGTCACCGGTGACGGCGATGCTACCGCCATCGGCGGCAACCACTTCATCCATGCTGCCCGCCGCAACATCGACCTCACCGTCGTACTCTTTAATAACAACATCTATGGCATGACTGGTGGCCAATACTCACCGCTCACTCCAGCCAACTCCAAAGCAACCACCGCCCCCTACGGCACAGTTGACCGTCCCTTTGACGTCACCGAGCTGGCCAAAGGCGCAGGCGCTACCTTCGTTGCCCGTTCCACCACTTTCCATACCCAGCTGTTAGTGGATGTGATCGCCCAAGGCATCCAGCACGAAGGCTTCAGCCTCATTGAAGCTATCACTGCCTGCCCAATCTCTTTTGGTCGTCAGAATAAAATGGGCGGCGCTCCTGATATGATGAAATGGCAAAAAGACCGTGGCGTCATGCTGGCCGCCTATGAAAAAATGACTGATGAACAAAAAGAGGGCAAATTCCCGATTGGTGTTCTGTATAAAACCGAAGCGCCCGAATATAGCGCTGAATACGACAAAGTGATCGCCAGAGTCCAGAAAGGAGCGAAATAA
- the gcvH gene encoding glycine cleavage system protein GcvH, which yields MSIPAELKYSTDHEWVRVEGNTAIIGVTDFAQSQLGDVVFVELPNEGDSAKAGQRISVIESVKAVSDIISPLSGKVIRTNQELNDAPELVNQSPYGDGWILVIELSNPKELTGLLDDAAYSEIVEKGGH from the coding sequence ATGAGTATTCCGGCAGAACTGAAGTATTCTACAGATCATGAATGGGTTAGAGTAGAAGGGAACACAGCGATAATTGGCGTGACTGATTTTGCGCAGTCACAGCTTGGTGATGTCGTTTTTGTCGAACTGCCGAATGAGGGCGATTCAGCCAAAGCAGGTCAGCGGATATCTGTCATCGAATCGGTTAAGGCTGTTTCTGATATTATTAGTCCCTTATCTGGCAAAGTCATTAGAACTAATCAAGAACTCAACGATGCACCAGAATTGGTGAATCAATCTCCTTACGGCGACGGTTGGATATTAGTCATCGAACTTTCCAATCCGAAAGAACTAACTGGCCTTTTGGATGATGCTGCCTATAGCGAGATCGTTGAGAAGGGAGGCCACTAA
- the trpB gene encoding tryptophan synthase subunit beta → MGLIKKGRYGEFGGRYVPETLIPALDELEAVYESARQDKSFQQALAFYFQQYIGRPSMLYFAQKLTNQLGGAKIYLKREDLNHTGAHKINNTIGQALIAKRMGKKSIIAETGAGQHGVATATVAALFGMDCKVFMGEEDVKRQALNVFRMQMLGAEVVPVTSGSRTLKDATNEALRYWVAHVRDTFYVIGSVVGPHPYPAMVRDFQQVIGEETRKQMIAIEGRLPDSVIACVGGGSNSMGMFYPFLTDDSVKLYGVEAAGKGLDTREHAATLTLGSKGVLHGAFSYLLQDKDGQILPAHSISAGLDYPGVGPEHAYLKDSGRVEYAAVTDTAALDAFYLLARSEGIIPALESAHAMAYAIKLAPTLPKEHILVVCLSGRGDKDVDQVAAYEEVR, encoded by the coding sequence ATGGGTCTGATTAAGAAAGGACGCTACGGAGAATTTGGTGGGCGCTATGTGCCGGAAACATTGATTCCAGCGTTAGATGAACTCGAAGCTGTCTATGAAAGCGCGCGTCAGGACAAAAGCTTTCAGCAGGCGCTGGCTTTTTACTTTCAACAGTATATTGGCAGACCTTCTATGTTATATTTTGCCCAGAAGCTGACCAACCAATTAGGCGGGGCGAAGATCTACCTAAAACGGGAAGATCTCAATCATACCGGTGCGCACAAGATTAATAATACCATTGGCCAGGCGTTAATAGCCAAGCGGATGGGGAAAAAAAGTATAATTGCTGAGACTGGAGCTGGCCAGCATGGCGTGGCTACCGCTACGGTTGCTGCGCTGTTTGGCATGGACTGTAAGGTGTTCATGGGAGAAGAGGACGTAAAACGGCAGGCGCTGAACGTATTTCGCATGCAAATGCTCGGCGCTGAAGTGGTGCCGGTAACCAGCGGCAGCCGCACGTTAAAGGATGCAACCAACGAAGCGTTGCGCTATTGGGTGGCCCATGTCCGGGATACGTTTTATGTTATTGGCTCAGTCGTCGGACCTCACCCGTATCCGGCTATGGTTAGGGATTTTCAACAAGTTATTGGCGAGGAAACCCGTAAACAGATGATAGCCATAGAGGGACGATTGCCAGACAGCGTGATTGCTTGCGTCGGCGGCGGCAGCAACTCGATGGGCATGTTTTACCCATTTTTAACAGATGATAGCGTGAAACTCTATGGTGTAGAAGCGGCTGGTAAAGGGCTTGACACTCGTGAACATGCGGCAACGTTGACGCTGGGCAGCAAGGGAGTTTTGCACGGAGCATTCAGTTATCTGCTTCAAGACAAAGACGGCCAGATACTGCCGGCCCACTCTATCTCGGCAGGTCTCGATTATCCTGGGGTTGGCCCCGAGCATGCTTATCTAAAGGATTCAGGCCGGGTAGAATATGCAGCTGTAACTGATACCGCAGCGCTAGACGCCTTTTATCTCTTGGCTCGTAGCGAAGGGATTATTCCCGCGCTGGAGAGTGCCCATGCGATGGCCTATGCGATTAAACTAGCGCCGACTTTGCCCAAAGAGCATATCCTGGTCGTCTGTTTATCAGGTCGGGGTGATAAAGATGTGGACCAAGTGGCTGCATATGAGGAGGTGCGGTAA
- a CDS encoding LysR family transcriptional regulator yields MDIRDIKYFLAIAEEGNITAAAKRLHIAQPPLSRHMKELEDQLGVQLFERGKRKVKLTEAGIFLRTRAEQIIDLLNATTTELKDFYIGDRGTLAIGAVTSVAGTLLPQLIKIFRERYPHVVFRLREGESRRITELLDSGIIDLGMVKLPFDTDLYDSISLPNEPLVAVFRPEHPHAICSDSDSINLRELVDKQLLIHRKFEAMITKSYEQLGLTPSILCESDDVMPLLAWADAGIGMAIVPKSAFSLIHSTRLIAKEIVNPSLVTGGAVIWVRNRYLPATAHHFLGLFGNRNIEGKRVLAGQ; encoded by the coding sequence GTGGATATTCGTGATATTAAGTATTTTCTCGCCATTGCTGAAGAGGGTAATATCACAGCAGCGGCCAAACGTCTCCATATTGCACAACCGCCGCTAAGCCGACATATGAAAGAACTAGAAGACCAATTGGGAGTCCAGTTGTTTGAAAGAGGCAAGCGCAAGGTAAAACTGACTGAAGCAGGGATTTTTCTACGCACACGAGCAGAGCAAATTATCGATCTATTGAATGCAACTACAACCGAATTAAAGGACTTTTATATTGGGGATCGCGGTACCTTAGCCATCGGGGCTGTGACCTCAGTAGCCGGTACGCTGCTGCCGCAATTGATTAAAATTTTTCGCGAGCGTTATCCGCACGTAGTTTTTCGGTTGCGCGAAGGCGAAAGCCGGCGAATTACCGAGCTTCTCGACAGCGGCATTATCGATCTGGGCATGGTAAAGCTGCCGTTTGACACAGATCTTTACGATTCGATCAGTCTGCCAAATGAGCCGCTGGTGGCGGTATTTCGACCTGAGCATCCGCACGCGATCTGTTCGGATTCAGACAGCATCAACTTACGAGAACTTGTCGATAAGCAATTGTTGATTCATCGCAAATTTGAAGCGATGATCACCAAAAGTTATGAGCAACTTGGCCTGACCCCTAGTATTCTTTGCGAAAGCGATGATGTCATGCCGCTTTTAGCCTGGGCAGACGCCGGCATCGGCATGGCAATTGTTCCGAAGTCTGCATTCAGTCTCATCCATAGCACAAGACTAATTGCCAAAGAGATTGTCAATCCCTCTTTAGTAACCGGCGGCGCCGTCATCTGGGTTCGCAATCGGTATCTTCCAGCCACTGCCCATCACTTTCTGGGCCTGTTCGGCAACAGAAATATCGAAGGTAAACGAGTGCTAGCAGGACAGTAA
- a CDS encoding 4Fe-4S binding protein, translating to MSLKIHANRCKGCGICVEFCPKKVLAVSQLEKVEVVKEKDCIMCRQCEMRCPDFAIFVHKE from the coding sequence ATGAGTCTGAAAATTCACGCCAATCGTTGCAAAGGTTGTGGCATCTGCGTCGAGTTCTGCCCGAAAAAAGTACTGGCTGTCAGCCAACTGGAAAAGGTTGAAGTAGTCAAAGAGAAAGACTGTATCATGTGCCGTCAATGTGAAATGCGCTGTCCGGACTTCGCCATTTTTGTACACAAGGAATAA
- the gcvPA gene encoding aminomethyl-transferring glycine dehydrogenase subunit GcvPA, which translates to MGWSYLPHTDNDRKAMLAAIGVAATDDLFQDVPANLRLNRPLDLPPALSEPELIKNLQALAKANISMEDAVCFLGAGAYDHFIPSVIDHIIRRSEFYTAYTQYQPEIAQGYLQALWEFQSLICEITGMAVANASMYDGGTAVAEAAMMACAASGRNKVITAAAVHPHYRNILESYGLDRGFISSEAGFVDGVTDRDQLEKMLDDSTAAVIIQSPNFFGSIEDIKTLAQIAHARGAYLITVVDPISLGLLESPGALGVDIVVGEGQGLGLALAYGGPYLGFFAATEKLMRKLPGRIVGQTQDHAGNRGFVLTLQAREQHIRREKATSNICSNQALCALTAAIYLSTVGKQGFREVASQCVQKANYAYRELQKLNGCEVVFSAPFFKEFVVRLSKPVAKVNKALRAKGIVGGLDLGSYYPGMDNCMLLCVTEKRSKAEIDRLVSEMGAIL; encoded by the coding sequence ATGGGCTGGAGTTATCTGCCCCATACCGATAATGATCGCAAGGCAATGCTAGCGGCTATTGGCGTTGCTGCGACAGATGACCTGTTTCAAGATGTTCCGGCAAACCTGCGCTTAAACCGGCCGTTAGACCTGCCGCCCGCCTTGTCGGAACCGGAGCTGATCAAGAATTTGCAGGCGCTGGCAAAGGCAAATATCAGCATGGAAGATGCGGTATGTTTTCTCGGTGCAGGAGCTTATGATCATTTCATCCCCAGCGTGATCGACCATATTATCCGCCGCTCAGAATTTTACACAGCCTATACGCAATACCAGCCTGAGATAGCACAAGGCTATCTACAGGCGTTATGGGAATTCCAATCGCTGATCTGTGAAATTACCGGCATGGCAGTAGCCAACGCATCCATGTATGATGGCGGCACAGCAGTGGCGGAAGCGGCGATGATGGCTTGCGCGGCATCAGGCCGCAATAAGGTGATCACAGCCGCTGCAGTACATCCCCACTACCGGAATATTCTCGAGAGCTATGGACTAGACCGAGGCTTTATCAGCAGCGAGGCTGGCTTTGTTGATGGTGTAACCGACCGTGATCAACTAGAAAAAATGCTGGACGATTCCACGGCAGCCGTCATTATCCAGTCGCCGAACTTCTTTGGATCTATCGAAGATATTAAGACATTAGCACAAATCGCTCATGCGAGGGGAGCGTATCTGATTACTGTCGTTGATCCGATTTCGTTAGGATTGCTGGAGTCACCGGGTGCTTTAGGCGTAGATATCGTCGTCGGCGAAGGACAGGGTCTGGGATTGGCGTTAGCCTATGGCGGGCCATACCTCGGCTTTTTCGCGGCTACCGAGAAGTTAATGCGTAAATTACCTGGCCGGATCGTTGGTCAAACGCAAGATCATGCTGGCAACCGTGGCTTTGTTTTAACCTTGCAGGCGCGGGAACAGCATATCCGCCGCGAAAAGGCGACCTCTAATATTTGCTCCAATCAAGCGTTGTGCGCTTTGACTGCCGCTATTTATCTCAGCACAGTCGGCAAGCAGGGCTTCCGCGAAGTGGCATCCCAGTGTGTGCAAAAAGCAAATTACGCTTATCGTGAGCTGCAAAAACTGAATGGCTGTGAAGTCGTCTTTAGCGCGCCATTTTTCAAAGAATTTGTCGTCCGGCTTTCGAAGCCGGTTGCCAAAGTGAATAAAGCGCTTCGCGCCAAGGGAATTGTTGGTGGTCTTGATCTTGGCAGCTATTACCCCGGCATGGATAACTGCATGTTGCTCTGCGTGACGGAAAAAAGGTCTAAAGCAGAAATAGACCGTTTGGTCAGTGAAATGGGGGCAATATTATGA
- a CDS encoding CoA-binding protein, translating into MNPQVKDMLQRQRWAVLGASANPDKFGYRIFKVLKRYGYEVYPVNSRESMIDGEPCFPSIAALPVVPNVVDFVVPPAVALEGLAECASLGIANVWLQPGVNKPEVVAKAKDLGLNVIYQYCAMVESSKIAMLKEKNWAVLGESARSSEDSMLFDRLRNRGYNVASLSVISVSGETRVDAPLFADLPQKPAVALIAGPASITEQALRECKAAGIEYVWLQPGAETEELITLGLSLNLIIVHHASVLEELE; encoded by the coding sequence ATGAACCCGCAAGTTAAGGACATGCTTCAACGACAACGATGGGCTGTGCTCGGCGCTTCAGCAAACCCTGACAAATTCGGTTATCGTATCTTTAAAGTCCTCAAACGCTATGGCTACGAGGTTTATCCGGTAAATTCCAGGGAAAGCATGATTGATGGCGAGCCGTGTTTTCCCTCGATCGCAGCGCTGCCGGTAGTTCCCAATGTGGTGGATTTTGTGGTGCCACCAGCGGTCGCCCTAGAGGGGTTGGCAGAATGTGCGTCACTAGGTATTGCTAATGTCTGGCTGCAACCGGGAGTAAATAAGCCAGAAGTGGTTGCTAAGGCGAAAGATTTAGGGCTGAATGTGATTTATCAATACTGCGCCATGGTTGAAAGCAGTAAGATTGCCATGCTAAAGGAAAAAAACTGGGCTGTGCTCGGCGAGTCAGCTCGTTCATCAGAGGACAGCATGCTCTTTGACCGGTTGCGAAACCGGGGCTATAACGTGGCGTCGCTGTCGGTTATATCTGTTTCCGGCGAAACGCGTGTAGACGCGCCGCTCTTTGCTGATTTGCCGCAAAAGCCAGCAGTCGCCCTCATTGCCGGTCCTGCTTCGATAACAGAGCAAGCCTTGCGGGAATGCAAGGCGGCTGGCATCGAGTATGTCTGGCTTCAGCCAGGGGCAGAAACGGAAGAGCTCATTACGTTAGGTCTTTCGTTGAATCTGATCATTGTTCATCATGCCAGTGTGCTCGAGGAATTGGAATAA
- a CDS encoding 2-oxoacid:acceptor oxidoreductase subunit alpha: MSKVYLMQGNQAVAEGAIAAGVKFFGGYPITPSTEVAESLAKMLPTVGGKFIQMEDEIAGIGVIIGASLTGMKVMTATSGPGFSLKQELIGYACIAEIPMVIVNVQRVGPSTGQPTAPAQGDVMQARWGTHGDHPIIALTPGSVPECFDLTIKAYEFSEKYRTPVILLLDEIIGHMREKIELPDNYDEIAKPQRKLPQVPPEEYKAYQADADLVPAMAPFGSGYRWHVTGLVHDEYGFPNGSPAATQKCLDRLHEKINNNLDDIVLYENYCMDDAETVVIAYGGTARSAYAAVDAARAKGIKAGLFRPITMWPFPAKQIAEIAGKAKHIIVAEMNYGQYVIEVERAVAGKAPVTLHAKYNSEAITPDELLARIESLK, encoded by the coding sequence GTGTCCAAAGTTTATCTAATGCAAGGCAACCAGGCAGTCGCTGAAGGCGCAATTGCCGCCGGCGTTAAATTTTTCGGCGGTTATCCGATCACGCCGTCAACTGAAGTCGCTGAATCGCTAGCTAAAATGCTGCCAACTGTCGGCGGCAAATTCATTCAGATGGAAGATGAAATCGCCGGCATCGGCGTCATCATCGGCGCATCCCTAACCGGCATGAAAGTCATGACCGCTACCAGCGGCCCCGGCTTCTCCCTTAAACAAGAACTCATCGGCTATGCCTGTATTGCCGAAATCCCGATGGTCATCGTCAACGTACAGCGCGTGGGCCCCTCTACCGGCCAACCGACCGCACCGGCGCAAGGTGACGTGATGCAAGCCCGCTGGGGAACCCACGGCGACCATCCGATCATTGCCCTGACCCCGGGCTCTGTACCTGAGTGCTTTGACCTAACGATCAAAGCCTATGAATTCTCCGAGAAATACCGTACCCCGGTCATTCTGCTGCTGGATGAAATCATCGGCCACATGCGCGAGAAAATCGAGCTGCCTGACAACTATGATGAAATCGCCAAGCCGCAGCGCAAACTGCCGCAAGTTCCCCCTGAAGAATACAAAGCCTATCAAGCCGACGCTGACCTCGTACCTGCCATGGCTCCGTTTGGCAGCGGCTACCGTTGGCACGTCACCGGCCTGGTGCATGACGAATACGGCTTCCCCAATGGCTCACCGGCTGCCACCCAGAAATGTCTGGACCGGTTGCATGAGAAAATCAACAACAATCTTGACGACATAGTCCTCTATGAAAACTACTGCATGGACGATGCCGAAACTGTTGTCATCGCCTACGGTGGCACAGCTCGTTCTGCCTATGCCGCCGTCGACGCCGCCCGCGCTAAAGGCATCAAAGCCGGCCTGTTCCGCCCGATCACCATGTGGCCGTTCCCGGCAAAACAAATTGCCGAGATCGCTGGCAAAGCCAAACACATCATTGTTGCCGAAATGAACTATGGCCAATATGTCATCGAAGTCGAACGTGCCGTTGCCGGCAAAGCTCCGGTAACCCTCCACGCCAAATACAACAGTGAAGCGATTACGCCGGACGAGCTGCTGGCAAGAATCGAAAGCCTGAAATAA
- a CDS encoding 2-oxoacid:acceptor oxidoreductase family protein, which yields MQQLRLSGTGGQGLILAGIILAEAALMDGKQAIQSQSYGPEARGGSSKSEVIISEGKIHYPKITVPNVVLAMSQEACKKYTIDLPADGILITDSLFVQQLPDKQFKKVYELPITHTAQDSLGKALFANIIALGAIAKITGVVSIESLTKAVLARVPKGTEAVNEKALKLGMDLVG from the coding sequence ATGCAGCAACTGCGCTTATCCGGAACCGGCGGCCAGGGGCTGATCCTGGCTGGCATCATCCTGGCCGAAGCAGCCCTGATGGACGGAAAACAAGCCATCCAGTCCCAGTCCTATGGCCCGGAAGCCCGCGGCGGTTCTAGCAAATCCGAGGTCATCATCTCTGAGGGCAAGATTCATTATCCGAAGATCACCGTACCAAACGTAGTCCTGGCTATGAGCCAGGAAGCCTGCAAAAAATACACGATTGATCTCCCTGCTGACGGCATTCTGATTACCGACAGCCTGTTTGTCCAGCAACTGCCTGACAAACAGTTTAAGAAGGTCTATGAACTGCCGATCACTCATACTGCCCAAGACAGTTTAGGTAAAGCCTTATTCGCCAACATCATCGCATTGGGCGCCATCGCCAAAATAACCGGCGTGGTCTCGATCGAATCGCTGACCAAAGCCGTGCTAGCCAGAGTGCCGAAGGGTACGGAAGCGGTTAATGAAAAAGCTCTAAAATTGGGCATGGATTTAGTTGGATAA
- the gcvT gene encoding glycine cleavage system aminomethyltransferase GcvT, with product MSAKQTPLYETHVRYGGKIVEFGGWLLPVQYSGIKEEHHAVRTKAGLFDVSHMGEVLVSGPDALAFLQKLVTNDVAKLQINQILYTPMCYLDGGTVDDLLVYKQADNEYLLVINAANIEKDWQWMQENVKGFEATLTNLSDATAQLALQGPLAETILAKLTDAPLAEIKYYWFMPEVSVAGKTVLVSRTGYTGEDGFEIYCKPEDASFLWEAIMEAGRPFGLLPAGLGCRDTLRFEACLPLYGHELSATMSPIEAGIGFFVKLDKGDFNGREVLQEQKTNGTKRKIVGFVMVDRGIARAEYPVLAAGVHIGVVTTGSYTPTLNKNLGLALIQADYAKIGQTIEIDIRGKQLSAEIIAKPFYKREGK from the coding sequence ATGTCAGCAAAGCAAACGCCGCTGTATGAGACGCATGTGCGTTATGGCGGCAAAATCGTTGAGTTTGGCGGTTGGTTGCTGCCGGTTCAATACTCCGGTATTAAGGAAGAGCATCACGCGGTAAGAACTAAAGCTGGTTTATTTGATGTGTCACATATGGGTGAAGTGCTGGTAAGCGGGCCAGACGCGTTGGCTTTTCTGCAAAAACTGGTGACAAATGATGTCGCTAAATTGCAAATCAATCAAATTCTTTACACGCCGATGTGTTACCTGGATGGGGGTACGGTTGACGATCTGTTGGTCTACAAGCAAGCTGACAATGAATATCTACTGGTCATCAATGCGGCGAATATAGAGAAAGATTGGCAATGGATGCAAGAAAATGTGAAAGGCTTTGAGGCTACACTGACCAATCTCTCTGATGCAACAGCGCAGTTGGCTCTGCAAGGACCGCTGGCAGAAACGATTTTAGCCAAGCTGACTGACGCGCCGCTAGCAGAAATCAAATATTATTGGTTTATGCCTGAAGTCAGCGTTGCCGGTAAAACAGTATTGGTATCACGGACCGGGTATACTGGAGAAGACGGCTTTGAAATCTATTGTAAGCCTGAGGATGCATCGTTTTTGTGGGAAGCGATCATGGAAGCTGGGCGGCCGTTCGGATTGCTGCCCGCAGGCTTAGGCTGCCGCGATACGCTGCGATTTGAAGCGTGCTTGCCACTTTACGGACACGAGCTGTCAGCCACTATGTCACCAATTGAGGCAGGTATCGGATTTTTTGTCAAGCTGGATAAAGGCGACTTTAACGGACGGGAAGTCTTACAAGAGCAAAAAACGAATGGAACGAAACGCAAGATCGTCGGTTTTGTCATGGTTGACCGCGGAATTGCCAGAGCTGAATATCCGGTTTTGGCTGCAGGCGTACATATCGGCGTAGTGACGACCGGCTCCTATACTCCTACACTTAATAAAAATTTGGGCTTAGCCCTAATTCAAGCTGATTATGCTAAAATTGGCCAAACGATCGAGATTGATATTCGTGGTAAGCAGCTTTCTGCTGAAATCATTGCTAAACCATTTTATAAACGAGAGGGGAAATAA